A region from the Arachis ipaensis cultivar K30076 chromosome B01, Araip1.1, whole genome shotgun sequence genome encodes:
- the LOC107608705 gene encoding uncharacterized protein LOC107608705 isoform X3, whose product MQIQESDKARKKFSNAKSLSSSQCFGDQNKAVDVAAQATLSKFSGSSAISSAVHTLDFPRVLRLAKLSNNGAVLLCKNTGFSFSSLKWRNLLGGHGSSRGVFLCLYIYH is encoded by the exons ATTCAAGAATCTGACAAAGCAAGAAAGAAGTTCTCAAATGCTAAATCTCTTTCTTCCTCCCAATGTTTTGGAGATCAGAACAAAGCTGTAGATGTGGCTGCTCAAGCTACTTTGTCAAAGTTTTCA GGTTCATCTGCCATCTCCAGTGCTGTTCATACCCTC gaTTTCCCGAGAGTTCTGAGGCTGGCGAAGCTGAGCAACAATGGTGCTGTGCTCTTATGCAAGAACACgggtttttctttctcttccctcaAATGGAGGAACCTTCTGGGAGGACATGGTTCAAGCCGTGGTGTTTTTCTTTGT TTATATATCTATCATTAA
- the LOC107608705 gene encoding uncharacterized protein LOC107608705 isoform X2: protein MQIQESDKARKKFSNAKSLSSSQCFGDQNKAVDVAAQATLSKFSGSSAISSAVHTLDFPRVLRLAKLSNNGAVLLCKNTGFSFSSLKWRNLLGGHGSSRGVFLCDEDIFLWDKDLGV from the exons ATTCAAGAATCTGACAAAGCAAGAAAGAAGTTCTCAAATGCTAAATCTCTTTCTTCCTCCCAATGTTTTGGAGATCAGAACAAAGCTGTAGATGTGGCTGCTCAAGCTACTTTGTCAAAGTTTTCA GGTTCATCTGCCATCTCCAGTGCTGTTCATACCCTC gaTTTCCCGAGAGTTCTGAGGCTGGCGAAGCTGAGCAACAATGGTGCTGTGCTCTTATGCAAGAACACgggtttttctttctcttccctcaAATGGAGGAACCTTCTGGGAGGACATGGTTCAAGCCGTGGTGTTTTTCTTTGT GATGAGGACATTTTCCTTTGGGATAAGGACCTTGGAGTTTAA
- the LOC107608705 gene encoding uncharacterized protein LOC107608705 isoform X1, which translates to MQIQESDKARKKFSNAKSLSSSQCFGDQNKAVDVAAQATLSKFSGSSAISSAVHTLDFPRVLRLAKLSNNGAVLLCKNTGFSFSSLKWRNLLGGHGSSRGVFLCVSFLIYICYCAFRYSLLSKLGCPRIDEK; encoded by the exons ATTCAAGAATCTGACAAAGCAAGAAAGAAGTTCTCAAATGCTAAATCTCTTTCTTCCTCCCAATGTTTTGGAGATCAGAACAAAGCTGTAGATGTGGCTGCTCAAGCTACTTTGTCAAAGTTTTCA GGTTCATCTGCCATCTCCAGTGCTGTTCATACCCTC gaTTTCCCGAGAGTTCTGAGGCTGGCGAAGCTGAGCAACAATGGTGCTGTGCTCTTATGCAAGAACACgggtttttctttctcttccctcaAATGGAGGAACCTTCTGGGAGGACATGGTTCAAGCCGTGGTGTTTTTCTTTGTGTTAGTTTCTTAATCTACATCTGCTATTGTGCTTTTAGATATTCTCTCTTGTCAAAGTTGGGTTGTCCCAGAATTGATGAAAAATGA